CTCTGAAAAAAGACTGTCTCCTAAAAAAGCTACTTTATCGTCAGTTATAATACCAATCATATCAAAAAAATGCCCTGGAAGCTTAATATAAGATAAGCCTATGATTCCAGCTGTTTCTATATCAGAGGTTGGATTGCTTGCTTCTGCCATTATAAATTTGTTTCTGATAGCTTTAAATGGATATCCTCCATACAAAAATGAGGGTTCTAAAACTGGATGCTTAGTAAACGAATTTTCAATACTTGTAGATATAATTTCGCAGTCGTGTCTTGCCTGAAGCATTTTATTGCCCCCAACATGATCTGCATTTGAATGAGTATTTATTATTCCTTTCAAGGTCCAATTATTTTCTTTAATATGCTTGTCAATTTTTCTAGCTGCATCTTTGTCATTACCACTGTCAATCAAATATATCTCTTTATCATTTATTTTAAATAATCCTACCTTTGAAGGAGAGTTAATATAATAGGTTTTATTAGTTAATGAAATTAATTCATACATGATTCTACCTCCATAAAAAAAGATTAAATGATATTTTTACTATAATATCACTTAATCTTCTATTTATCTTCCATAAAAATATTTTTTTGCATAATTTATTAATTATTTTAAAATAGAGTATCAACATTACATTTTTTGATAATTTTTATCAAAAACAATTAGGGCTTTTTTTGAAAGTTTTTAAATCCCTCTGAATATACAATACTATTGTCTTTTAAAACCCACATTGCTTCTAATCCTTCTTTGGATTCAACTAGTTTTTTACCTTCTTCAAGAGGTAAATTAAATACAGCTGTAGAATATGCATCAGCTATACCTGAATCTTTAGCAACTATACTCACTTGTCTAAAATATTCTGATGGAAATAACGTACTTGTATCTATAATATGGTGATATCTTTTTCCATCTACCATATAATATCTTTCATAGTCTCCACTTGACACTAGCGACATATCGCTTAAGTATAAAGTTCCTGTTATATCCTCGTCACTATCCTTGTTTGGATTTTGAATACCTACTCCCCAGGGCTTATTATTATCCTTAAGTCCAATTGCGCATACATTACCACCAACACTTATAACTCCGTTATCAAATCCATTTTTCTTAGCCTTCTCTACCACTTTTTGAGTTGCATAGCCTTTAGCTATTGCTCCTACATCAAGTTTCATATTTTTGTCAGGTAAATATACTGTAGAATTTATTTCATCTATAATGATTTCATTTATATCTGTGAACTTATTTGCATTTTGTAAATCTATAAGCTTCGGAAGCTCTGCCTTCTCAGGTTCTTCAACTCCATTATCCCTATA
This is a stretch of genomic DNA from Acetoanaerobium sticklandii. It encodes these proteins:
- a CDS encoding FAD:protein FMN transferase → MKIIMIFTIFSILITGCVPKKQSYSAEFMILFNTVTKIISYSESEEEFKKQSEFIYKELEHYHQLYNIYDDFEGVNNIKTINDNAGIKPVEVDKEIIDLINFSKEMYSETGKKVNIAFGPVLRIWSRYRDNGVEEPEKAELPKLIDLQNANKFTDINEIIIDEINSTVYLPDKNMKLDVGAIAKGYATQKVVEKAKKNGFDNGVISVGGNVCAIGLKDNNKPWGVGIQNPNKDSDEDITGTLYLSDMSLVSSGDYERYYMVDGKRYHHIIDTSTLFPSEYFRQVSIVAKDSGIADAYSTAVFNLPLEEGKKLVESKEGLEAMWVLKDNSIVYSEGFKNFQKKP
- a CDS encoding MBL fold metallo-hydrolase, yielding MYELISLTNKTYYINSPSKVGLFKINDKEIYLIDSGNDKDAARKIDKHIKENNWTLKGIINTHSNADHVGGNKMLQARHDCEIISTSIENSFTKHPVLEPSFLYGGYPFKAIRNKFIMAEASNPTSDIETAGIIGLSYIKLPGHFFDMIGIITDDKVAFLGDSLFSEEIINKYHIFFIYDIKAYIETLNMLDGLEADIYVPSHCEPTKNIKSLIKANRNKIEEIVNHILLFCENPQLFEDILQYIFSVYSLKMDANQYILVGSTLRSYLSYMSDENLLTYEFSDSKMYWKKI